In a genomic window of Bacteroidota bacterium:
- the rsmD gene encoding 16S rRNA (guanine(966)-N(2))-methyltransferase RsmD: MRLRIISGEFGGRFIKTPDSKYTRPTTDKVKQSVFNYLANFYDFDGAIVADIYSGSGSLGFEMLSRGAKEVHFVEKNYPVVKVLSENIASLGVEKSTSIHKMSAVSFTASTALKFDVIIADPPFYEFDIHQVVKNIMKRGLVNEGGLFLLERSIQTLEKDTAEFGIEPFRRIGDTCLFSFE; the protein is encoded by the coding sequence ATGAGGCTTAGAATCATCTCGGGTGAATTTGGAGGAAGATTCATAAAAACCCCCGACTCCAAATACACAAGACCCACAACAGACAAAGTAAAACAGTCGGTTTTTAACTATTTAGCCAATTTTTACGATTTTGACGGAGCAATTGTCGCCGATATTTACTCAGGCTCGGGATCACTTGGATTTGAAATGCTAAGCCGTGGAGCCAAAGAGGTTCATTTTGTAGAAAAAAATTACCCGGTCGTAAAGGTTCTTTCCGAAAATATCGCTTCTCTCGGGGTGGAAAAATCGACCAGCATCCATAAGATGAGTGCCGTTTCTTTCACTGCATCCACAGCGTTAAAGTTTGATGTTATCATTGCTGACCCGCCGTTCTATGAATTTGACATCCATCAGGTGGTAAAGAATATTATGAAACGGGGACTGGTAAATGAAGGAGGGCTGTTTCTTCTTGAAAGATCGATTCAGACTCTCGAAAAAGATACTGCAGAATTCGGCATTGAGCCGTTTAGACGAATTGGAGATACCTGTCTCTTCAGTTTTGAATAG
- a CDS encoding aminodeoxychorismate/anthranilate synthase component II yields MSLSSKKVLVVDNYDSFTWNLIALLRQGNAKVTVVENDDRDWEKIELTDYKGVVLSPGPGSPRNAGSLLQILSKCKGVLPVLGVCLGHQAIGESFGLKVVPARELCHGKAFYINHDGEGVYKGIPAKFKGMRYHSLAVSEPEEKSVLAVSSRTADGEIMGLRHKTLPVEGVQFHPDSIETVEGQQIINNWLNSI; encoded by the coding sequence ATGAGCCTTTCAAGTAAAAAAGTACTTGTTGTCGACAATTACGATTCATTTACATGGAATCTTATTGCACTTCTAAGGCAGGGAAATGCAAAAGTGACCGTGGTAGAGAACGATGACCGGGACTGGGAAAAGATTGAACTTACTGATTATAAAGGGGTTGTTCTTTCTCCGGGACCCGGTTCACCCCGTAATGCCGGTTCTCTTTTGCAAATACTTTCAAAATGTAAAGGTGTGCTGCCGGTTCTCGGGGTATGTCTCGGGCATCAGGCGATAGGGGAGTCGTTCGGTTTGAAAGTGGTACCCGCGAGGGAATTATGTCATGGAAAGGCTTTTTATATCAATCACGATGGTGAGGGAGTATACAAAGGAATTCCGGCAAAATTTAAAGGCATGCGTTACCATTCGCTTGCAGTATCTGAACCTGAAGAAAAATCAGTGCTTGCTGTTTCTTCCAGGACAGCCGATGGTGAAATTATGGGTTTGAGGCATAAAACATTACCGGTTGAGGGTGTGCAGTTTCATCCTGATTCGATCGAAACTGTTGAGGGGCAACAAATTATTAATAACTGGTTGAATTCAATTTAA
- a CDS encoding glycine--tRNA ligase — MKTKSDVLEKIISLAKRKGFVYQSSEIYGGLNGCYDYGPLGSEMLRNLKDEWWKFMTYREDVEGLDASILMSPEVWVASGHVENFTDPMIDCKSCKARFRVDYLIDQIAAKKKSKLLEALLAVAKEGDLKSKIEDSLKSVETKSEEVNDFIVDLFETELAPKLIEELNCPNCGNKGSFTSARKFNLMFKTFLGSVEETGSAIYLRPETAQGIFVNFLNVQNASRQKVPFGIAQIGKAFRNEINTRYFLFRTREFEQMEMQYFVKPDEDKKYYDYWKELRLNWFKSLGMKPENLRYHDHPANKLAHYAKEATDIEYQFPFGWGEIEGIHNRTDFDLGRHEQYSKKGLRFYDEDSKERYLPYIIETSAGASRSFMAFLIDAYEEQDLGGDIRTVLHLHPRLAPVKAAILPLVNKDGMPEFAKKIEADLRSRYKIFYDDKAAIGRRYRRMDEIGTPYAITVDTQTLEDNSVTVRERDSMEQIRVDASRLSGYLAEKLA, encoded by the coding sequence ATGAAGACCAAGAGCGATGTTTTGGAAAAAATAATTTCCTTGGCGAAGCGAAAAGGATTTGTTTACCAGTCCAGTGAAATATATGGCGGTTTGAACGGATGTTATGATTACGGCCCATTGGGAAGTGAGATGCTGCGTAATCTGAAAGACGAGTGGTGGAAGTTCATGACATACAGAGAAGATGTTGAAGGACTTGATGCTTCCATTCTTATGTCTCCCGAAGTGTGGGTTGCATCAGGACATGTTGAAAATTTCACAGACCCGATGATCGATTGTAAATCATGTAAAGCCCGTTTCAGAGTGGATTATCTTATTGATCAGATTGCAGCAAAAAAGAAGTCGAAACTTCTCGAAGCTTTACTTGCAGTCGCCAAAGAGGGTGACCTGAAGTCAAAAATCGAAGATTCGTTAAAGTCAGTTGAAACAAAATCAGAAGAAGTAAACGATTTTATAGTAGATCTTTTCGAAACTGAACTTGCTCCGAAATTGATTGAGGAATTAAATTGTCCGAATTGCGGTAACAAGGGTTCGTTCACTTCTGCCCGTAAGTTTAACCTTATGTTTAAGACTTTTTTAGGGTCCGTGGAAGAGACAGGCTCAGCAATCTATCTTCGACCGGAAACGGCACAGGGAATCTTTGTGAATTTTCTGAATGTACAGAATGCTTCCCGTCAGAAAGTGCCCTTCGGTATTGCTCAAATCGGGAAAGCCTTCAGAAATGAGATCAATACGAGATATTTCCTCTTCAGAACCCGTGAGTTTGAGCAGATGGAAATGCAGTATTTTGTAAAGCCGGACGAAGACAAAAAATATTACGATTACTGGAAAGAACTAAGACTCAACTGGTTTAAGAGTCTTGGAATGAAACCTGAGAATTTGAGATATCATGACCATCCTGCCAACAAACTTGCTCACTACGCAAAAGAAGCTACCGACATTGAGTATCAGTTTCCGTTCGGCTGGGGAGAGATTGAAGGAATTCATAACCGTACAGATTTTGATCTGGGCAGGCATGAACAATATTCCAAAAAGGGTCTCAGATTTTATGATGAGGATTCAAAGGAAAGATACCTGCCGTATATCATCGAGACTTCAGCCGGTGCAAGCAGGTCGTTCATGGCGTTTTTGATTGATGCCTACGAAGAACAGGACCTTGGAGGTGACATCAGAACGGTATTGCACCTGCATCCAAGACTTGCTCCCGTCAAGGCAGCAATACTTCCTTTGGTTAACAAAGATGGAATGCCCGAATTTGCCAAAAAAATTGAGGCTGATCTCAGATCACGGTACAAAATATTCTATGACGACAAAGCAGCTATCGGAAGAAGATACAGAAGGATGGACGAAATTGGAACTCCTTATGCGATCACTGTCGATACCCAGACTCTTGAAGATAACAGTGTAACGGTTCGTGAAAGAGACAGCATGGAACAAATTCGCGTTGATGCCTCCAGACTTTCCGGTTATCTTGCCGAGAAACTTGCTTAG